A region from the Corticium candelabrum chromosome 14, ooCorCand1.1, whole genome shotgun sequence genome encodes:
- the LOC134189407 gene encoding cytoskeleton-associated protein 5-like isoform X1: MSEEDDYSKLPLEDKLVHKVWKVRVQGYEEVCKLFRQQDSEKSPVFSKYVGFIKGFITDANAVAQEKGLDAALCFIENATVAERVCADVVAGVVVKCLNARPKSKSKGMAICLSYIEIEQAAVTVEELLKGVENKQPKIVAGCLETVTHAINEFGVAVINIKPVIKALPNLFNHSDKTVREQAKLCAVELFRWIRDAVKPALQGLKPVQLKELEGLWEAVTEPASPTRLTRSQQAKLQTAAEPVTLDSAAAEASHDAMVTATAVTPVDPHDLVDAVEVLSKLPADFYENVANPKWQIRKEVLDNLLTCVQQPKLESGDYSELVRALRQVISKDTNVMIVTVAGRCVESLARGLRKNFQPYATAITVAMLDKFKEKKQNVVSALRDAVDAVYQTTSLAALLEDVLPFLENKNPSVKAETLGYMARSFLYCTPAHLPKATLKQICPPVITRMDDTSPQVREAASEALATILKIVGDKLMSIYIEGLDKGKEAKVREASAKVELKVQSAVKAKPSASSDVKKSQKAVTMSVPSSSEDTSAPKSEEAKKVVKKRPKMNIETAKSKKETESEGDVKVESATKPRLGAKPLSAHSSLAVKPAAAKGKRGGGSAVGAFKDKPIPSEPGLSSEEIEAKAQELVPAKVLSGLANANWKERLAACEQFKTALLDMAPDEINSLVFVHTLAGKKPGWKDSNFQVMKARFDLVALIAQNATVFGKRSAACVVPGLVDKLADVKIKPQSIETLMVLSGVMSLNYVSLQVSKHSSEQKSPKVQAEALSWLGEAIKAFSLKIEIKPHIDYVKTMLAATNPAVRGAAISLLGVMHMYMGSQLRMFLEDEKPALLSQIDAEFARVADTSPPNPTRGASEEERESKEGAVAQKVSMADLMPRTDVSGKFKSDIIKGLGDKNWKVRAENLTKVSEILSAAKFITPALGDLPPALKGRLSDSNKNLVVTTLEIVSNIATAMGSPVAKYLKAWGPGVINVLSDGKPQVRSAAIATMNKLFDEVTLSPFIETEIISNALTTDNPNLKTELLHWLEEKLPEAGNLPPEFNLIISPVISCLEDRNSEVRKRGQTVLPHIMSHVGYTAMAKAASRLKPASKQVVMAVLEKSKQSAMSSATVAKAEASAPSGIKSKGPTVEESKKPGKSGDSRAKSSVGGKTKQPVSVGSVPASKAAIDEDSGPPLVASNKEKRHRDEVALKVLKWNFTAPRDECTDQLKDQLQPCCSKTLFTQLFHADFKQHLAALATLSECVGSSPSEVVSTLDLILKWITLRFFDTNTTVLVKCLELLQTLFSFLSDSDYQLLDFEAACFLPYLIMKVGDPKDVVRKHVRQLLRLMCNVYPSGKMYNFIHDGLKSKNARQRAECLEEMGCLIARYGTSVCQPTAAKALPVVAQNIGDRDSTVRTAALNALVEVYRLEGDKIYKLVGQLSDKDMSLLEERIKRSIGKPASSTTAQVAKSAVVDKAGDVKQSRLQSPNREPSQLTQVNHSSAPAKATVDVQWDIKEEDEDLVPPPLPSKATYKEYEEWINLSPITYTAKHKEELWYQQKTYQTSLPSHDTSHVAKSFSEVASPSRNAAVEQPGESSSSGSQDALSFVISQISSDNMTTSRQSLKQVQELLRKRDQSKEVVGRVDQIVRVITLQVQVTVNTHLLSENSRVIRDNVTKMMRHLANTLSMLFGRSELAQAASRSVLHNLLRCMITLMLNENMTLLEESAQITRSLNSLVLKVIDNSNGTHCFGALFQLMSDNCGGEGSSSSFVDLIMKCLWRMAKALTKSHHHLNIDQLFFDVHQFLTAHPPPVWATYASDMPLRTVKTFLHRMAELRGKQILDHLALIPDGADSYTYNYLAKSLKIKSNIRVIHSSKKPTRSVKDGNSNGQTAEILKDREDVPVVQVIAPEQAKESTNKDDSVAGASVCAPSESEEVKSESLVTVVEKTVGASERVEKPVASGSPLQQRRRDNLTPWANLKLGEIFTKIGSKENTVEGLNELYEFKRKHPNVKIDPFMQRTSKFFQTYIERNLKRIERERQSSESGSSSLSDFCAGLKSRMEVLKSDSLSNQPLVDEMKLPVQAQNSVGKVDWPEDTQLKSGVAPTSIASVATQSAGNMSDLRKRLDRVMASTSTHS; the protein is encoded by the exons TTAATATTAAGCCAGTCATCAAAGCTCTACCCAACCTGTTTAACCACAGTGACAAGACTGTTCGTGAGCAAGCGAAGTTATGTGCAGTAGAGCTGTTCAGATGGATAAGAGATGCAGTCAAGCCAGCATTACAAGGCCTTAAACCCGTGCAG TTAAAGGAGCTTGAAGGCTTGTGGGAGGCTGTCACTGAACCTGCTTCTCCTACTCGTTTGACTCGCTCTCAACAGGCTAAACTTCAGACAGCAGCTGAACCTGTGACGTTAGATTCAGCGGCTGCAGAAGCGTCTCATGATGCAATGGTTACAGCAACCGCAGTCACACCGGTTGATCCCCATGACTTAGTGGATGCTGTTGAAGTGCTGTCAAAGTTGCCAGCTGACTTCTATGAGAACGTG GCAAATCCAAAGTGGCAGATACGAAAGGAAGTTCTTGATAACCTCTTGACGTGTGTACAACAACCGAAACTTGAATCAGGTGACTACTCAGAGTTGGTCAGAGCTCTAAGACAA GTAATTTCAAAGGACACAAATGTAATGATTGTGACTGTGGCTGGGCGTTGTGTGGAGAGCTTGGCTAGAGGTTTGAGGAAGAACTTTCAACCATATGCTACTGCCATTACTGTAGCCATGCTGGATAAGTTTAAGGAAAAGAAGCAGAATGTGGTGTCAGCTCTTCGTGATGCAGTAGATGCTGTTTATCAAACA ACAAGTCTTGCAGCATTACTTGAGGATGTGTTGCCATTTCTTGAGAACAAGAACCCGTCTGTGAAGGCAGAGACTTTGGGTTATATGGCTCGCTCATTTCTGTACTGTACGCCCGCTCACTTGCCAAAAGCAACGTTGAAACAGATATGTCCACCAGTCATTACT AGAATGGATGACACCAGTCCTCAAGTACGAGAAGCAGCATCCGAAGCTCTAGCCACCATTCTCAAGATTGTAGGTGATAAGCTAATGTCCATATACATTGAAGGTCTTGACAAAGGAAAAGAGGCAAAAGTGCGCGAGGCGAGTGCTAAGGTTGAACTAAAAGTCCAATCAGCAGTCAAG GCAAAACCTTCTGCATCTTCAGATGTAAAGAAGTCACAGAAAGCAGTTACAATGTCCGTTCCATCATCAAGTGAGGATACCTCTGCACCCAAAAGTGAGGAGGCAAAGAAAGTCGTAAAGAAACGACCCAAAATGAACATTGAAACTGCAAAG AGTAAGAAGGAAACTGAAAGTGAAGGTGATGTGAAAGTAGAAAGTGCAACTAAGCCTCGTTTGGGTGCAAAACCA TTGAGTGCACATTCATCATTAGCTGTCAAACCAGCTGCTGCAAAAGGAAAGCGTGGTGGTGGATCTGCTGTTGGAGCATTCAAGGACAAACCCATTCCTTCAGAACCCGGCTTATCA AGTGAAGAGATTGAGGCTAAAGCTCAGGAGCTTGTTCCTGCTAAGGTTTTATCTGGTCTTGCAAATGCAAACTGGAAGGAACGATTGGCTGCTTGTGAGCAATTCAAGACG GCTTTACTTGATATGGCTCCTGATGAAATCAACTCTTTAGTGTTTGTCCATACTTTAGCTGGCAAGAAACCAGGATGGAAAGACAGCAACTttcaa GTGATGAAGGCTCGATTTGACCTAGTAGCACTTATTGCACAGAATGCAACTGTTTTTGGAAAGAGAAGTGCTGCATGTGTTGTGCCAGGACTTGTAGATAAACTGGCTGATGTCAAG ATTAAGCCACAGTCAATAGAAACTCTCATGGTGCTCAGCGGAGTGATGTCACTGAATTATGTTAGCTTGCAG gtCAGTAAACACTCTAGCGAACAGAAGAGTCCCAAAGTCCAGGCAGAAGCTCTGAGTTGGCTTGGTGAGGCAATCAAGGCATTTAGCTTGAAGATCGAAATAAAGCCACATATTGACTACGTCAAAACAATGCTGGCAGCAACAAATCCA GCTGTTCGTGGTGCAGCCATCTCACTGCTTGGTGTGATGCACATGTACATGGGCTCACAACTCAGAATGTTCTTAGAAGATGAGAAGCCAGCACTATTGTCTCAGATTGATGCAGAGTTTGCTCGCGTTGCTGACACATCACCTCCTAATCCTACAAGAGGAGCCTCggaagaagagagagaaagtAAAGAAGGTGCTGTGGCACAAAAAGTGTCTATGGCAGATCTGATGCCTCGTACAGATGTGAG TGGCAAGTTTAAGTCAGATATCATCAAGGGATTAGGCGACAAGAACTGGAAAGTTCGTGCAGAGAATCTAACAAAG GTGAGTGAGATACTGTCAGCTGCAAAGTTTATTACTCCGGCATTGGGAGATCTACCTCCTGCACTGAAGGGACGCCTTTCTGATTCAAACAAGAAtctg GTTGTCACTACTCTGGAAATTGTTAGCAACATTGCTACAGCAATGGGCTCTCCTGTAGCCAAATATCTCAAAGCTTGGGGACCTGGAGTCATAAATGTTTTGTCAGATGGAAAG CCTCAGGTACGAAGTGCTGCCATTGCAACGATGAATAAGTTGTTTGATGAAGTGACACTTAGTCCATTTATTGAGACGGAAATTATCAGCAATGCTTTGACAACAGATAATCCTAACTTGAAAACAGAG ttaCTTCATTGGCTTGAAGAGAAGCTGCCTGAAGCAGGAAATCTTCCACCTGAATTTAATCTTATTATTTCACCAGTCATTTCATGCCTAGAGGATAGAAACTCTGAAGTAAGGAAACGGGGCCAGACTGTTTTGCCACATATCATGTCACATGTTGGCTACACTGCAATGGCTAAGGCAGCTTCAAGACTTAAA CCGGCATCTAAGCAAGTGGTCATGGCTGTGCTTGAGAAGAGCAAACAATCAGCTATGTCTTCTGCTACTGTAGCAAAGGCTGAAGCTTCAGCTCCATCAGGAATAAAATCGAAAGGTCCTACTGTCGAGGAGAGTAAGAAGCCTGGAAAGTCAGGAGATTCAAGAGCAAAGAGTAGTGTAGGAGGAAAAACAAAACAGCCTGTGAGTGTTGGAAGTGTGCCTGCATCAAAGGCTGCGATTGATGAGGACAGTGGACCTCCACTGGTGGCAAGCAACAAGGAAAAAAGGCACAGAGACGAAGTTGCATTAAAA GTTTTGAAATGGAACTTTACTGCTCCGCGCGATGAGTGTACTGATCAGCTTAAGGATCAGCTTCAGCCATGTTGCAGCAAGACGTTGTTCACACAACTCTTTCATGCTGATTTCAAGCAACATCTTGCAGCTCTAGCAACACTCTCTGAG TGTGTGGGGTCCAGTCCATCTGAAGTCGTCTCTACTCTTGATCTCATTCTGAAGTGGATCACGCTTCGCTTTTTTGACACAAATACGACTGTCCTTGTCAAATGTTTGGAGCTTCTCCAAACTCTTTTTTCGTTTCTCTCAGACTCAGACTACCAGCTGCTGGACTTTGAGgctgcatgtttcttgccataCTTGATCATGAAAGTTGGAGATCCTAAGGATGTCGTGAGAAAGCATGTGAGGCAACTTTTGAGGTTGATGTGCAATGTTTATCCTTCGGGAAAGATGTACAATTTTATTCATGATGGCCTCAAGTCTAAGAATGCAAGACAGAGAGCAG AGTGCCTGGAGGAGATGGGATGCCTGATAGCTCGCTATGGGACAAGCGTTTGTCAACCTACAGCTGCTAAAGCTCTACCTGTGGTTGCACAAAATATCGGTGATAGAGACAGCACTGTCAGAACTGCTGCCCTTAATGCTTTAGTTGAAGTTTATAGACTGGAGGGAGATAAAATATACAAGCTGGTTGGACAG CTGTCTGACAAAGATATGAGTCTGCTTGAAGAACGGATTAAACGATCAATTGGAAAACCTGCATCATCTACAACTGCTCAAGTTGCTAAATCAGCTGTAGTTGATAAGGCTGGAGATGTGAAACAATCAAGACTTCAATCACCCAA TAGGGAACCTTCTCAGTTAACCCAAGTTaatcattcatcagctcctGCAAAGGCCACTGTTGATGTGCAGTGGGATATCAAAGAGGAAGATGAAGATCTTGTGCCTCCACCTTTACCATCAAAAGCAACCTACAAAGAGTATGAAGAATGGATAAATCTTTCTCCGATAACATACACTGCAAA ACACAAAGAAGAGTTGTGGTATCAACagaaaacttaccaaacttcTTTGCCATCTCACGACACTTCTCATGTTGCCAA GTCATTCAGTGAAGTAGCTTCACCTTCAAGAAATGCTGCAGTGGAACAACCGGGAGAATCTAGTAGTTCTGGCAGTCAAGACGCATTGAGCTTTGTAATATCACAGATCTCAAGTGATAACATGACAACGAGTAGGCAGAGTTTGAAACAA GTTCAAGAGCTGTTGCGGAAAAGGGATCAAAGTAAAGAAGTCGTAGGCCGTGTTGATCAG ATCGTACGTGTCATTACTCTTCAAGTGCAGGTTACTGTGAACACACACTTGCTGTCTGAGAATAGTCGTGTAATCAGAGACAAT GTGACCAAAATGATGAGACACCTTGCAAACACTCTGTCCATG TTATTTGGCCGGTCTGAGTTGGCACAGGCTGCATCACGTTCTGTTTTGCACAATTTACTTCGATGTATGATCACGCTGATGCTGAATGAGAATATGACACTATTAGAAGAATCTGCTCAGATCACTCGATCTCTCAACTCTCTCGTCTTGAAAGTCATTGACAATTCCAACGGAACACACTGCTTTGG GGCTTTGTTTCAGCTCATGTCTGATAACTGTGGTGGCGAAGGTAGCAGCTCAAGCTTTGTTGATTTGATTATGAAG TGCCTCTGGCGAATGGCAAAGGCTTTAACCAAATCTCATCATCATCTCAATATTGATCAACTCTTTTTTGACGTCCACCAGTTCCTTACCGCTCATCCTCCTCCTGTTTGGGCAACATACGCATCGGATATGCCACTCCGCACAGTCAAAACCTTCTTACATAGGATGGCAGAGCTTCGAGGCAAACAAATTCTTGACCATCTTGCACTTATACCAGACGGTGCTGATAGCTATACTTACAACTATTTGGCAAAGAGCTTGAAGATCAAGTCTAACATTCGAGTAATACACTCAAGCAAGAAACCTACGCGCAGTGTCAAGGATGGCAATTCCAATGGGCAAACGGCGGAAATCTTAAAGGACAGAGAAGATGTACCTGTAGTTCAAGTTATTGCACCTGAGCAAGCGAAGGAGAGCACAAACAAAGACGATTCAGTTGCTGGTGCGAGTGTTTGTGCACCATCTGAAAGTGAAGAAGTGAAGTCTGAAAGTTTGGTAACTGTTGTTGAAAAGACTGTTGGTGCTAGTGAGAGGGTAGAGAAGCCAGTTGCTAGTGGATCACCTCTGCAACAGAGGAGAAGGGACAACTTGACACCGTGGGCGAATCTCAAATTGGGTGAAATATTTACTAAGATTGGATCAAAGGAGAACACTGTTGAG GGTTTGAATGAGCTGTATGAGTTCAAACGGAAGCATCCTAATGTCAAAattgatcctttcatgcagcgGACGTCTAAGTTCTTTCAAACATATATTGAAAGGAACTTGAAGAGAATAGAAAGAGAGCGGCAATCATCCGAATCAG GTTCAAGTTCCTTGAGTG ATTTTTGTGCTGGACTGAAAAGTCGAATGGAAGTTCTCAAGTCTGATTCACTG TCCAATCAGCCGTTAGTGGATGAAATGAAGCTACCTGTACAGGCTCAAAACAGTGTTGGCAAGGTAGATTGG CCTGAAGATACTCAGCTGAAGAGTGGTGTAGCACCTACTTCAATAGCGTCTGTTGCAACTCAGTCGGCAGGAAATATGTCTGATCTCCGGAAGCGACTAGATCGAGTAATGGCTAGCACATCAACTCATTCGTAG